A window of Salmo trutta chromosome 5, fSalTru1.1, whole genome shotgun sequence contains these coding sequences:
- the LOC115194574 gene encoding TOX high mobility group box family member 4-A isoform X1, translating to MDLNFYSDLMDGTGQHGDPEFLDPGSYNGFDNKFPGGSDNYLTISGASHPFLSSSETFHTPSLGDEEFEIPPISLDPDQALTVSDVVAHFGELSDGERGGLSTPGNAVVGGDDPSFALTFVNPHSGSQGLEHHLSLGVISQPGGGGAMLGSALGMDLGHPIGSQFSSSSPMTIDVPLSDMGHGLLGHNQLTTMDQSEFSAQLGLSLGGGAILACSQSPDQPLSAAASPVGSLQDDDMDDFRRQSVLVESPVSLGVISLDPSLSDSPIPSSAPSFSTPPTLVRRGGAVGGGGKKGKRRKDPNEPQKPVSAYALFFRDTQAAIKGQNPNATFGEVSKIVASMWESLGEEQKQVYKRKTEAAKTEYLKALAAYRDNQLPEPTIELLDTALSPPSPPSPPSPAPLPTPVAPHPRSTRSSAPHLAPEENTITNICTSNIILTGGDLPQVTTRSRTGAHKPPAPAPSPPTVTKIIIKQQKSPSGVTVVSSSTVSSSRQPPPLQQMQNTPPPPRLQHMVHAQAPPPLQAKPRGGGAGGATAPPPLQIKMVHSSDLDSPIIVTAAGGLAASGGFNPNSGEVVQSSAIVMACSMEAEDGAEGEEGMQVELNVSSGPVVTQTSSPNLCVRAGCTKPAVENKDWDREYCSNECVATHCRDVFMAWCAIRGQNSTSVT from the exons ATGGACCTGAATTTTTACTCTGATCTAATGGATGGGACTGGGCAACACGGAGATCCAGAATTCCTGGACCCGGGGTCTTATAATGGATTTGACAATAAG TTCCCTGGAGGCAGTGACAACTACCTGACCATCAGCGGGGCGAGCCAtccgttcctctcctcctctgag ACATTCCACACCCCCAGCCTGGGCGATGAGGAGTTTGAGATCCCCCCCATCTCCCTGGATCCGGACCAGGCCCTCACTGTGTCTGATGTAGTGGCCCACTTCGGAGAGCTCTCGGACGGGGAGCGCGGTGGCCTGTCCACCCCCGGGAATGCGGTGGTGGGGGGAGACGACCCGTCCTTCGCCTTGACCTTTGTCAACCCACATTCGGGGTCACAGGGGCTGGAACACCATCTTAGTCTGGGGGTCATCAGTCAACCTGGTGGAGGAGGGGCCATGCTGGGGTCTGCTCTGGGGATG GATCTGGGACACCCCATTGGCTCCCAGTTCAGCAGCTCCTCCCCAATGACCATAGACGTCCCGCTGAGTGACATGGGCCACGGCCTGTTGGGCCACAATCAGCTGACCACCATGGACCAATCAGAGTTCAGCGCACAGCTGGGGCTCAGCCTGGGGGGCGGGGCCATCCTGGCGTGCTCGCAGTCGCCTGACCAACCACTATCGGCCGCTGCTTCACCCGTTGGTTCGCTACAGGATGACGACATGGACGACTTCAGACGG CAGAGCGTGTTGGTGGAGTCCCCTGTCTCTCTCGGCGTCATCTCCCTCGATCCCTCTCTCTCCGATTCCCCCATACCTTCCTCCGCTCCGTCCTTCAGCACCCCTCCTACCCTCGTCCGGAGAGGGGGAGCGGtcggaggaggagggaagaaagggaagaggaggaaAGACCCCAACGAGCCCCAGAAGCCAGTGTCGGCCTACGCTCTGTTCTTCAGGGACACACAGGCAGCCATTAAGGGACAGAACCCTAACGCCACCTTCGGAGAGGTGTCCAAGATAGTGGCCTCCATGTGGGAAAGTCTGGGGGAGGAGCAGAAACAG GTGTACAAGAGGAAGACTGAGGCAGCGAAGACGGAGTATCTCAAGGCTCTGGCAGCCTACAGAGATAATCAACTTCCTGAG ccgaCCATAGAGCTTCTGGACACTGCTCTGtcgcctccctctcctccctctcctccttcccccgcCCCACTCCCCACCCCCGTCGCCCCCCATCCCCGCTCCACTCGTTCCTCCGCCCCCCACCTGGCCCCCGAGGAGAACACCATTACCAACATCTGCACCTCCAACATCATCCTAACAGGTGGAGATCTCCCTCAGGTCACCACCCGTTCCCGTACAGGGGCGCACAAACCGCCTGCGCCGGCCCCAAGCCCCCCCACCGTCACCAAAATCATCATCAAGCAACAGAAGTCTCCCTCAGGGGTGACGGTGGTGTCCAGTAGTACTGTATCGTCGTCCCGTCAGCCACCGCCACTCCAACAGATGCAGaacacccctcctcccccccgtCTCCAGCATATGGTACATGCCCAGGCCCCTCCGCCACTGCAGGCCAAACCAAGAGGCGGGGGTGCCGGCGGTGCCACAGCACCACCCCCCCTGCAGATCAAGATGGTCCATTCCTCAGATTTGGACTCTCCAATTATCGTGACTGCTGCGGGGGGGTTAGCTGCGTCGGGTGGGTTCAATCCGAACTCGGGGGAGGTGGTACAGTCCTCTGCCATAGTAATGGCCTGTTCAATGGAGGCTGAGGACGGGGCTGAAGGAGAGGAAGGG ATGCAGGTAGAGTTGAATGTGTCTTCAGGGCCAGTTGTGACCCAGACCTCCAGCCCTAACCTGTGTGTCAGAGCCGGCTGCACCAAACCAGCTGTCGAGAACAAGGACTGGGACAGGGAGTACTGCAGCAACGAGTGTGTGGCCACACACTGCAG GGATGTATTCATGGCCTGGTGTGCGATCCGAGGGCAGAACTCCACCTCCGTCACGTAA
- the LOC115194574 gene encoding TOX high mobility group box family member 4-A isoform X2 has translation MDLNFYSDLMDGTGQHGDPEFLDPGSYNGFDNKFPGGSDNYLTISGASHPFLSSSETFHTPSLGDEEFEIPPISLDPDQALTVSDVVAHFGELSDGERGGLSTPGNAVVGGDDPSFALTFVNPHSGSQGLEHHLSLGVISQPGGGGAMLGSALGMDLGHPIGSQFSSSSPMTIDVPLSDMGHGLLGHNQLTTMDQSEFSAQLGLSLGGGAILACSQSPDQPLSAAASPVGSLQDDDMDDFRRSVLVESPVSLGVISLDPSLSDSPIPSSAPSFSTPPTLVRRGGAVGGGGKKGKRRKDPNEPQKPVSAYALFFRDTQAAIKGQNPNATFGEVSKIVASMWESLGEEQKQVYKRKTEAAKTEYLKALAAYRDNQLPEPTIELLDTALSPPSPPSPPSPAPLPTPVAPHPRSTRSSAPHLAPEENTITNICTSNIILTGGDLPQVTTRSRTGAHKPPAPAPSPPTVTKIIIKQQKSPSGVTVVSSSTVSSSRQPPPLQQMQNTPPPPRLQHMVHAQAPPPLQAKPRGGGAGGATAPPPLQIKMVHSSDLDSPIIVTAAGGLAASGGFNPNSGEVVQSSAIVMACSMEAEDGAEGEEGMQVELNVSSGPVVTQTSSPNLCVRAGCTKPAVENKDWDREYCSNECVATHCRDVFMAWCAIRGQNSTSVT, from the exons ATGGACCTGAATTTTTACTCTGATCTAATGGATGGGACTGGGCAACACGGAGATCCAGAATTCCTGGACCCGGGGTCTTATAATGGATTTGACAATAAG TTCCCTGGAGGCAGTGACAACTACCTGACCATCAGCGGGGCGAGCCAtccgttcctctcctcctctgag ACATTCCACACCCCCAGCCTGGGCGATGAGGAGTTTGAGATCCCCCCCATCTCCCTGGATCCGGACCAGGCCCTCACTGTGTCTGATGTAGTGGCCCACTTCGGAGAGCTCTCGGACGGGGAGCGCGGTGGCCTGTCCACCCCCGGGAATGCGGTGGTGGGGGGAGACGACCCGTCCTTCGCCTTGACCTTTGTCAACCCACATTCGGGGTCACAGGGGCTGGAACACCATCTTAGTCTGGGGGTCATCAGTCAACCTGGTGGAGGAGGGGCCATGCTGGGGTCTGCTCTGGGGATG GATCTGGGACACCCCATTGGCTCCCAGTTCAGCAGCTCCTCCCCAATGACCATAGACGTCCCGCTGAGTGACATGGGCCACGGCCTGTTGGGCCACAATCAGCTGACCACCATGGACCAATCAGAGTTCAGCGCACAGCTGGGGCTCAGCCTGGGGGGCGGGGCCATCCTGGCGTGCTCGCAGTCGCCTGACCAACCACTATCGGCCGCTGCTTCACCCGTTGGTTCGCTACAGGATGACGACATGGACGACTTCAGACGG AGCGTGTTGGTGGAGTCCCCTGTCTCTCTCGGCGTCATCTCCCTCGATCCCTCTCTCTCCGATTCCCCCATACCTTCCTCCGCTCCGTCCTTCAGCACCCCTCCTACCCTCGTCCGGAGAGGGGGAGCGGtcggaggaggagggaagaaagggaagaggaggaaAGACCCCAACGAGCCCCAGAAGCCAGTGTCGGCCTACGCTCTGTTCTTCAGGGACACACAGGCAGCCATTAAGGGACAGAACCCTAACGCCACCTTCGGAGAGGTGTCCAAGATAGTGGCCTCCATGTGGGAAAGTCTGGGGGAGGAGCAGAAACAG GTGTACAAGAGGAAGACTGAGGCAGCGAAGACGGAGTATCTCAAGGCTCTGGCAGCCTACAGAGATAATCAACTTCCTGAG ccgaCCATAGAGCTTCTGGACACTGCTCTGtcgcctccctctcctccctctcctccttcccccgcCCCACTCCCCACCCCCGTCGCCCCCCATCCCCGCTCCACTCGTTCCTCCGCCCCCCACCTGGCCCCCGAGGAGAACACCATTACCAACATCTGCACCTCCAACATCATCCTAACAGGTGGAGATCTCCCTCAGGTCACCACCCGTTCCCGTACAGGGGCGCACAAACCGCCTGCGCCGGCCCCAAGCCCCCCCACCGTCACCAAAATCATCATCAAGCAACAGAAGTCTCCCTCAGGGGTGACGGTGGTGTCCAGTAGTACTGTATCGTCGTCCCGTCAGCCACCGCCACTCCAACAGATGCAGaacacccctcctcccccccgtCTCCAGCATATGGTACATGCCCAGGCCCCTCCGCCACTGCAGGCCAAACCAAGAGGCGGGGGTGCCGGCGGTGCCACAGCACCACCCCCCCTGCAGATCAAGATGGTCCATTCCTCAGATTTGGACTCTCCAATTATCGTGACTGCTGCGGGGGGGTTAGCTGCGTCGGGTGGGTTCAATCCGAACTCGGGGGAGGTGGTACAGTCCTCTGCCATAGTAATGGCCTGTTCAATGGAGGCTGAGGACGGGGCTGAAGGAGAGGAAGGG ATGCAGGTAGAGTTGAATGTGTCTTCAGGGCCAGTTGTGACCCAGACCTCCAGCCCTAACCTGTGTGTCAGAGCCGGCTGCACCAAACCAGCTGTCGAGAACAAGGACTGGGACAGGGAGTACTGCAGCAACGAGTGTGTGGCCACACACTGCAG GGATGTATTCATGGCCTGGTGTGCGATCCGAGGGCAGAACTCCACCTCCGTCACGTAA
- the LOC115194574 gene encoding TOX high mobility group box family member 4-A isoform X3 — protein sequence MEFPGGSDNYLTISGASHPFLSSSETFHTPSLGDEEFEIPPISLDPDQALTVSDVVAHFGELSDGERGGLSTPGNAVVGGDDPSFALTFVNPHSGSQGLEHHLSLGVISQPGGGGAMLGSALGMDLGHPIGSQFSSSSPMTIDVPLSDMGHGLLGHNQLTTMDQSEFSAQLGLSLGGGAILACSQSPDQPLSAAASPVGSLQDDDMDDFRRQSVLVESPVSLGVISLDPSLSDSPIPSSAPSFSTPPTLVRRGGAVGGGGKKGKRRKDPNEPQKPVSAYALFFRDTQAAIKGQNPNATFGEVSKIVASMWESLGEEQKQVYKRKTEAAKTEYLKALAAYRDNQLPEPTIELLDTALSPPSPPSPPSPAPLPTPVAPHPRSTRSSAPHLAPEENTITNICTSNIILTGGDLPQVTTRSRTGAHKPPAPAPSPPTVTKIIIKQQKSPSGVTVVSSSTVSSSRQPPPLQQMQNTPPPPRLQHMVHAQAPPPLQAKPRGGGAGGATAPPPLQIKMVHSSDLDSPIIVTAAGGLAASGGFNPNSGEVVQSSAIVMACSMEAEDGAEGEEGMQVELNVSSGPVVTQTSSPNLCVRAGCTKPAVENKDWDREYCSNECVATHCRDVFMAWCAIRGQNSTSVT from the exons ATGGAG TTCCCTGGAGGCAGTGACAACTACCTGACCATCAGCGGGGCGAGCCAtccgttcctctcctcctctgag ACATTCCACACCCCCAGCCTGGGCGATGAGGAGTTTGAGATCCCCCCCATCTCCCTGGATCCGGACCAGGCCCTCACTGTGTCTGATGTAGTGGCCCACTTCGGAGAGCTCTCGGACGGGGAGCGCGGTGGCCTGTCCACCCCCGGGAATGCGGTGGTGGGGGGAGACGACCCGTCCTTCGCCTTGACCTTTGTCAACCCACATTCGGGGTCACAGGGGCTGGAACACCATCTTAGTCTGGGGGTCATCAGTCAACCTGGTGGAGGAGGGGCCATGCTGGGGTCTGCTCTGGGGATG GATCTGGGACACCCCATTGGCTCCCAGTTCAGCAGCTCCTCCCCAATGACCATAGACGTCCCGCTGAGTGACATGGGCCACGGCCTGTTGGGCCACAATCAGCTGACCACCATGGACCAATCAGAGTTCAGCGCACAGCTGGGGCTCAGCCTGGGGGGCGGGGCCATCCTGGCGTGCTCGCAGTCGCCTGACCAACCACTATCGGCCGCTGCTTCACCCGTTGGTTCGCTACAGGATGACGACATGGACGACTTCAGACGG CAGAGCGTGTTGGTGGAGTCCCCTGTCTCTCTCGGCGTCATCTCCCTCGATCCCTCTCTCTCCGATTCCCCCATACCTTCCTCCGCTCCGTCCTTCAGCACCCCTCCTACCCTCGTCCGGAGAGGGGGAGCGGtcggaggaggagggaagaaagggaagaggaggaaAGACCCCAACGAGCCCCAGAAGCCAGTGTCGGCCTACGCTCTGTTCTTCAGGGACACACAGGCAGCCATTAAGGGACAGAACCCTAACGCCACCTTCGGAGAGGTGTCCAAGATAGTGGCCTCCATGTGGGAAAGTCTGGGGGAGGAGCAGAAACAG GTGTACAAGAGGAAGACTGAGGCAGCGAAGACGGAGTATCTCAAGGCTCTGGCAGCCTACAGAGATAATCAACTTCCTGAG ccgaCCATAGAGCTTCTGGACACTGCTCTGtcgcctccctctcctccctctcctccttcccccgcCCCACTCCCCACCCCCGTCGCCCCCCATCCCCGCTCCACTCGTTCCTCCGCCCCCCACCTGGCCCCCGAGGAGAACACCATTACCAACATCTGCACCTCCAACATCATCCTAACAGGTGGAGATCTCCCTCAGGTCACCACCCGTTCCCGTACAGGGGCGCACAAACCGCCTGCGCCGGCCCCAAGCCCCCCCACCGTCACCAAAATCATCATCAAGCAACAGAAGTCTCCCTCAGGGGTGACGGTGGTGTCCAGTAGTACTGTATCGTCGTCCCGTCAGCCACCGCCACTCCAACAGATGCAGaacacccctcctcccccccgtCTCCAGCATATGGTACATGCCCAGGCCCCTCCGCCACTGCAGGCCAAACCAAGAGGCGGGGGTGCCGGCGGTGCCACAGCACCACCCCCCCTGCAGATCAAGATGGTCCATTCCTCAGATTTGGACTCTCCAATTATCGTGACTGCTGCGGGGGGGTTAGCTGCGTCGGGTGGGTTCAATCCGAACTCGGGGGAGGTGGTACAGTCCTCTGCCATAGTAATGGCCTGTTCAATGGAGGCTGAGGACGGGGCTGAAGGAGAGGAAGGG ATGCAGGTAGAGTTGAATGTGTCTTCAGGGCCAGTTGTGACCCAGACCTCCAGCCCTAACCTGTGTGTCAGAGCCGGCTGCACCAAACCAGCTGTCGAGAACAAGGACTGGGACAGGGAGTACTGCAGCAACGAGTGTGTGGCCACACACTGCAG GGATGTATTCATGGCCTGGTGTGCGATCCGAGGGCAGAACTCCACCTCCGTCACGTAA